A segment of the Brevundimonas sp. M20 genome:
CAGACCGTCAGACGCTCTTCAGTCGGGAGCCAGTTCGACATCTGCGGCACCACAGTCGTCCAGAATCGCAGCTGCTTTTCGGTCAGCGGCATGGCATCCGCCGCCTCGAGCGTTTGCAGCAAATTCCCCAACCGCGCTCGAACAGTGTCGATGTCGGGGGTTATGGACGGCCGCTCCGCCGCCATGGAAAAAAGCTCGAACTGAGACATTCGGGGATCATCGCGCGATTCTGGGCGAGGTCCAGACGTCGTTATGGTTGCGCAAATACGATCCCCAAGCGATTGAAGGGGGTGTCGAGGGGGCATGGATGTCTGTGACTGAGGAATTGGCGAAGGCTGTTTCGCGTTTTGGCGCATCGGCCACGTCCAAGCTGAAAAATTCGGCAGTCATTGGTCAGCCCGAAGATCAGCTTCGAGCGCCGCTCGAGGGGCTTGTCGCCGACCTTTGCGCTCTGATCGGCCCGGCGGCTGATGGAACCGTCCTCGTCGGCGAAACCTCGCTGGCCGATCTTCTGACCCGGCCCGACTACGCCGTCATCCGCAAGGGAGCGCTGATCGGCCACATCGAGGTGAAGGCGCCCGGCAAAGGCGCGGACCCCCGCAAGTTCAAGGACAAACACGACAAGGCCCAGTGGGAGAAGCTGAAGGCTCTACCGAACCTCATCTACACGGACGGGAACGCCTTCTCTTTGTGGCGCGATGGTGAGAAGGCTGCTGAGATCGTTGTCCTGGATGGCGACATCGAGACGAGCGGCGCCGATCTGAAGGCGCCGTTCGCCCTGCTCTCGCTTCTGGAAATCTTCCTCGACTGGGTGCCGATTTCTCCGCGGACGCCGAAGCAGTTGGCCGAGACCTCGGCACGCCTCTGTCGCCTTCTCCGGGATGAGGTTCTCGAACTGCTTGAGCGCGAACCGCCATCGACCGTTCTGGTCGGGCTGCGCGATGATTGGCGCCAGCTGCTCCTGCCGGAGGCGACCGACGCTGATTTCGCCGACGGGTTTGCCCAGGCGGTGACCTTCGGCCTGCTGATGGCGAAGGCGCGGAACATCGATCTCAGCCTCGGCATAGACGCGGCGGCGAAGACACTCAGCCAGACGAACACCCTTATCGGTTCGGCGCTTCGTCTTCTGATCCAGCCGACGGCCGACGCCCATATTCTGGAGACCTCGATCCAGACCCTGGTCCGGGTGCTGGACGTGGTGAAATGGAAGGCCCTGTCCAAAGGCCATCCCGAGGCCTGGCTCTATTTCTACGAGGAGTTCCTGCAGGCTTACGACACCTCTCTTCGCAAGAAGACGGGCAGCTACTACACGCCGCCCGAGGTCGTCACCGCCATGGTGCGGATGGTGGATGAGGCGTTGCGCTCACCTGCTCGGTTCAATCTCGCGCGGGGTCTCGCGGCGTCGGAGGTTACGGTCGCCGATCCGGCAGTGGGCACCGGAACCTTCCTTCTGGGCGTGCTGAACAAGATCGCGAGAACGGTCGAAGATGAAGAAGGGGCCGGCTCGGTTCCCGCGGCTGTTCAGGCTTCGCTCAAACGCCTGATCGGGTTTGAGCTTCAGTTCGGCCCGTTCGCGGTGGCCCAGTTGCGTCTGCTGGCCGAGATCGCGGAGCTGACGGAGGCGGACCCGGACAAGACGGATTCCACGGCCCTGCGTCTGTATATCACGGACACCCTCTCCGATCCGGATGAGGAGACCCAATGGGTTCCGACCTCGGTAGCCGGCATCGCGGAGTCGCGCCGTGAGGCGAACCGGATCAAGCGGCACGAGGCCATTACCGTCGTCATCGGCAACCCGCCCTACAAGGAGAAGGCCAAGGGGCTTGGAGGATGGGTCGAAAGCCGGGGGCCGGGACTGCGCACGCCTCTCGATGACTGGCAGCCCCCGGTCGAATGGGGCGTCGGGGCCCACGCCAAACATCTGCGGAATCTTTACGTCTATTTCTGGCGCTGGGCGGCGTGGAAGGTCTTCGGCGGCGATCCCTTCCGGGGTGGTACGGACACCGCCGCCATCGACGACTGGACCCGGCGTCAGGGCATCGTCTGCTTCATCACCGTGGCCGGCTTCCTGAACGGACCGGGTTTCGAGAAGATGCGTGCTGATCTGCGTCGCGATGCGGACGAAATCTGGGTCATCGACTGCACGCCCGAGGGGCATCAGCCGCCGGTGTCCTCGCGCATCTTTGATGGGGTTCAGCAGACGGTCTGCATCGTCATGGCCCTGCGCAAACGACCGGACAGCCCGTCGGGGTCGGCGCGGGTTCGGGTGCGTTCCTTGCCCGAAGGGGCGCGCAAAGAGAAGTTCGACGCGCTTGCGGCGATTGGTCTGGATGACGCTGGATGGGTGGAAGCGCCTCAAGAGCCGCGTGCCCCCTTCCTGCCTGCTGCCGAGGCAGCGTGGGGTGGCTACCCGGCGCTTGATGAGCTTTTTGTCTACAACGGCTCTGGAGTGATGACGGGCCGGACTTGGGTTATCGCGCCAGATGCTCAATCGCTTAAGGAGCGCTGGGCGCGCCTGGTTGCTGAGAAGGATGTCGCAAGGAAGGAAAATCTTTTCCATCCGCACATGAATGGCGACCGGACGCTGACCAAGGTCGTACGGGAATCCTTGGCCGGCCATAAGCATCCGCCATTGTCGGTGAATGATGACGAAGGGACGGGAAATGCCCCTCTTCCCTATGCCTTCAGATCCTTTGACCGACAGTGGGTGCTTCCCGACAATCGCCTGATTAATCGGGCGAATCCGACCCTGTGGGATGGCCACTCTGAGCAGCAGGTCTATTTCACTGCGCCTCACGACCGAACGCCGACCGCCGGGCCGTCCTTGACGGCAACTTCTCTGATGCCGGATTTGCACCACTACAATGGTCGCGGTGGTCGAGTTTTTCCGCTTTGGGGTAACGCTGACGCGACGCAAGCTGGTTTCTCGCCCGTTCTGATCAAGTCACTAGGCGAGACCTACGGCTTGGCGATTTCGCCCGAAGATCTGATGGCCTACATCGCTGCCGTCGCCGCCCATCCCGGCTACGTCGAGCGGTTCCGAACGAATCTCAAACAGCCCGGCCTGCGCATTCCCGTCACCGCCGATGGGGCCTTGTTCGCTGAGACTGCCAAGCTGGGCCGTGAGGTCATCTGGCTCCACACCTTCGGCGAGCGGTTCCAGGACGACCGCCCCGCTGGCTCGCCGCGCGTGACCGATGGCCCCGAACCCACGATCCCCAAAGAAGGGGCGCTGCCCAAGACCTTGGCCGAGATGCCGCGCGATCTTGAGTATGACTCGGCTCTGAAGCGCCTGAAGATCGGTACGGGCTTCATCGACAATGTGTCGCCCGAAGTCTGGGCCTATGAGGTTTCGGGCAAGCCCGTGATCCGCCAGTGGTGGAGCTATCGACGCGAGGATCGCTCCAAGCCCCCGATGGGCGACAAGCGGCCGCCGTCGCCGCTCAGCCTGATCCAGCCGACCGAGTGGCTGGCGGAGTACACTACCGAACTGCTGAACGTGCTGCGGGTGCTGACGCGCTTGGTGGCGCTGGAGTCGCATCAGGATGAACTTCTGGGTCGGATCGTGGACGGGCCGACGATCGAGGCTGAGGATCTTGTACAATCTGGCGCGCTGACGGCCGTACCATCGAGGAGTCTCGCCTCAGACGAGGAAGGCTAGAGCGTTTCATCCCTATCGCCTTGATCCGGCGATCTCGCCTTTCCGACTCTTTTTCGGAACCCTCCCGCTAAGGTGACGCTTGAGCTCAATGCTCAAAGCCAAGATGAACCCCCGCGTCTTCTGGGGGGCGAGCCTGATTATCGGGCTGCTCCTCCTCCTCGCCCTGCTCGCGCCGGGCGCTTCCGACAGGGTGTTTCAGGCCGCCCAGGCGTGGGTGATCGACACCTTCGGCTGGTTCTACATCGCCGCCGTCGCGGGCTTCCTCGGTCTGGTCCTGATCCTCGCCGTCGGGCCGACCGGGGCGCTGAAGCTGGGGCGGGACGACGCCGAGCCGGACTTTCCCTACATCTCGTGGCTGGCGATGCTGTTCGCGGCGGGGATGGGCATCGGCCTGATGTATTTCGGCGTCGCCGAGCCGATCCAGCATTTCATCAACCCGCCGGCTGAACAGGGCGGCACCTTTTCCGCCGCCCGCGAGGCCATGGGCATCACCTTCTTTCACTACGGCGTCCATGCCTGGGCGATCTACGGTCTGGTCGGGCTCAGCCTGGCCTTCTTCGCCTACCGGAAGAACCTGCCCCTGACCCTGCGCTCGGGCCTGTCGCCGCTGCTGGGCAAGCGGGTGAACGGGCCGTTGGGCGACGCCGTCGACATCTTCGCCATCTGGGGCACGGCCTTCGGCATCGCCACCTCGCTGGGGTTCGGCGTGTCCCAGATGAACAGCGGCCTGTCCTATCTGCTGGGCATCCCCAACACCGTTTGGGTGCAGGTCGGGCTGATCGCCGTGGTCATGGCGGCGGCGACGCTGTCGGTGCTCAGCGGGGTGGGCAAGGGGGTGCGGCGCCTGTCCGAGCTGAACCTGACGCTGGCCGTCCTGCTGATGATATTCGTGCTGGCGGTCGGGCCGACCGGCTTCCTGTTCAAGGCGCTGGTCCAGAATTTCGGCTTCTACCTCGACCATTTCTTCGAGCGCAGCTTCCTGATGTACGCCTATGAGCCGCGGGCGTGGATGGCGGACTGGACGCTGTTCTACTGGGCCTGGTGGATCGCCTGGTCGCCCTTCGTCGGCATGTTCATCGCCCGCATCTCGCGCGGTCGCACGGTACGGGAGTTCATCCTGAACGTCCTGCTGGTCCCGGCGGGCTTCACCTTCCTCTGGATGACGGTCTTCGGGAACACCGCCATCAGCCTGGACATGGGGGCGGCGGCCGGGGCCATCTCCCAGGCCGTGACGGCCGACCTCTCGACCGCCCTGTTCCACTTCCTCGAGCAGCTGCCCGGCGCCGCCATCACCTCGACCCTGGCGATCATGCTGGTGGCCGTTTTCTTCGTCACCTCGGCGGATTCCGGGGCCCTTGTCATAGACACCATCGCCTCCGGAGGGGCGGACGAGACGCCGAAATGGCAGCGGCTCTACTGGTGCCTGCTGCTGGGGCTGGTGGCGGCCTTGCTGCTGCTGGCCGGCGGTCTGGGCGCGCTGCAGGCGGCCACGCTCGTGGCGGCCCTGCCGTTCACCGTCATCATGATCCTGATCTCGGTCGGTCTGGTGCGCCAGATGAACGCGGACCTTTCCGGGCGGACGCTGGAGACCGAGGCGCCGCCTCTGTCCGAGCAGCTCAAGCGGATATTCTCGCCGGCCTCCCGCAAGGAGATCGATCGCCAGTTGGCCCGCGCCGGCGTTCCGGCGCTGGAGAGCGTGCGGGACGGCCTGCGGGATGAGGGGTTGGCCGCCGAGGCCGTCGCCGACGAGGGCGGGGCGTCCCTCACCGTCGATGTGACCGAGGGCCGGGCCTTCCACTACCGGCTCTCCGCGCTGCGGCGTCCGCGTCCGGCCCTCAGCGCCCTGGATGCGCCCGAGGGACGCCGGACCATGGAGTGGCGGCTGTCCGCCCGCTCGGACGACGCCGGTCGCGCCCGGGACGTCACCGGCTTCACCCGCGACCAGCTGGTCGAGGATGTGCTGGATCACCTGCAGCGCTGGAGGCGGGGATGAGGGGACACGGAATCCGAGTCAGACTCGCCTTGATCCCCCCGACCCTTTCCGCTATAGCCGCGCGCTCTTGAGATTTCCGCACGCCGTGGATGTGAGTTCCGCGGCGTTTTCCGTTCGAAGGTTTGACTGATGGCCAACAATCCCGGCGCCAAGAAAGCGATCCGCAAGATCGCCGCCCGCACCGAAGTGAACAAGGCGCGCCGCACGCGCGTCCGCACCTTCCTGCGCAAGTTCCAGGAAGCGGTCACCGGTGGTGACGCCGGCGCCGCCAGGACCGCGTTCGTCGAAGCTCAATCGGAGCTGATGCGCGCTGTGTCGAAGGGCGTCGTTCACAAGAACACCGGCTCGCGCAAGGTCTCGCGCCTGGCCGCGCAACTGAAGAAGATGTCGGCCGCCTGATTTTCGGGCGCCGGACGGCCTTTCACAGGCCTGTCATGGTAAACACGAGCGATTTCAACGGCGAGGGCGCGCAAGCTCCCTCGCCGTTTGCGCGTGCGGCGGTAACCGTTATCACGCGAAACGGCGCTCGCTTCTGTGGCGAAATCTGGATTTCCCAAGGCGGTGACAGCACTTGCTGGAGTCAACAATTTTAACTGCAAATTGAGTCTCGAATCAGCGTTGACCCGCCCTTCGCCGGGCGTAAGTTCAAGGGGCTGACGCACTTCCATCCCCACACGGATGAAGACGGCGCGGAACCCTGTTCCGCACCGGCGTGAGCCGTCTGATCGAGAGAACGACCCCATCCGGGCGGCGGCTTCGTCGCACCGGGCAGGAGAAGTCGTCCCTGCATCGGCCGGTTCAGAAGGGCGTCGCGTGATGGATTTTTGCGGCGGGTGGCTGACCGATGATGGGGAGCGCAATGATGGCGGGGATGACGGATCCGGATCATATCTGGACCGAAGCGGCCGGACGGCTGCGCGGTGAGATCGGCGAGGGGGCGTTCAGTTCCTATATCGCGCCGTCGGCCGTGCGCGTGGACGGCTCGGGTCAACTGATCCTCGTCACCCCGACCGCCTATGCCCGTGACTGGGTGCGCAAGAACGCCCTGCGTCGCATGAACGAGCTGTGGCTGGGCCTCGACGCCCAGGCCCGTCGTCTGGACGTCCGCTGCCGCGCCGAGATGGGCTCGGTCGCCCCGGCCTCGCAGGTCGCCGCCGGCCGCGCCGCCCCTTCGGCCCTGTCGGGCAATGTCGTCGCGATGCCCCACGCCTCCATGCCCCTGGCCACGGTCGCCCCGGTCGCCGACGGCGCCCGCGCCGTGCGCGCCGCCGGTCTGCAGGACCGCCTGACCTTCGACAGCTTCGTGGAAGGTCAGGGCAACGCCTTCGCCCTGGCCATCGCCCGTCAGGCCGCCGCCTGGGCTGACGGTCACTTCAACCCGATCTTCTTCTGCGGCCCCTACGGCTACGGCAAGACCCACCTGCTGAACGCCATCGCCTGGGAGGCCCAGCGCCTGCGTCCGGACGCTAGGGTGGTCTATCTGACCGCCGAACGCTTCCTGTCGACCTTCGTGCGCGCCATGCAGGACCGCTCGACCGCCGCCTTCAAGGACAGCCTGCGCTCGGCCGACATGCTGCTGATCGACGACGTCCAGTTCGTCGGCGGCAAGGCCTCGACCCAGGAAGAACTGCTCTCGACGCTGACCGCCCTGATCGAGGACGGCAAGAAGATCATCCTCTCGGCTGACAAGCCGCCGATGGCCCTGACCGAGGTCGAGCCGCGCCTGCGCAGCCATCTGGCCTCGGGCCTGACCTGCCCGGTCGAACCGGCGGATCGCTCGCTCAAGCTGGCCGTGGCCCGCAACCGCATCGAGGCCCTGGCGAAGCTGGGCGTCGTCTCGGGCGAGGTCCGTCCCGACGTGCTCGAGCATCTGGTCGATCGCACGCCCGGCTCGATGCGCGAGCTGGAAGGCGCCGTGAACACCCTGGCCGCCGTCGCCGCCGGCCGCCTGTCGGCCCTGACCGTCGATGAGGCGCAGGGCCTGCTCGGCTCGGCCCTGCGCGGCGGGCCGGAGCGCCGCATCACCGTCGACGAGATCCAGAAGACCGTCGCCGAACACTTCACCCTCAAGCAGGCCGACCTGCTGTCGGAGCGCCGCACCCGTTCGGTCGCCCGCCCGCGCCAGATCGCCATGTATCTGTGCAAGCAGCACACGACCCGCTCCTATCCGGACATCGGCCGTCGCTTCGGCGGGCGCGACCACACCACGGTCCTGCACGGCGTCCGCAAGATCGAGGAGCTGATCGCCCAGGACGAACAGATCGCCCGCGACGTCGAGGCCCTGACGCGCAAGCTGCGCGGCTGACGCCGCAGTGGCGAGTGATGAGTGACGAGAACGGGCGTTCCACAGGGGCGCCGACTGTTCCACACCTATTCACTCGCCACTCGCCACTCGTCACTCGCCACTTCCTTGCTCCGGCCCGCTAATCCGCTAGTGTCCATACCCCATAGTTTACCGGCGGCTCTCGGTGAGTCGCCGCGGGGCGAGACGACATGCAACTGACCATCGAACGTTCCGCGCTTCTGAAGGCCCTCGGGCACGTCCAGAGCGTCGTCGAGCGTCGCAACACCATTCCGATCCTCTCCAACGTCCTGCTGTCGGCGGGCCGCGACAAGCTCAGCTTCGCGGCCACCGATCTCGACATGGAGATGGTCGACGAGGCCGAGGCGACCGTGAACGTCGAGGGCCAGATCACCGCCCCGGCCCACACCCTGTACGAAATCGTCCGCAAGCTGCCGGATGGCGCCGAGGTGTCCCTGTCCTATTCGGGCGACGACCCCCGCCTGCTGGTCCAGGCCGGTCGGTCCAAGTTCAACCTGCCGGTCCTGCCGGCCGGCGACTTCCCGGTCATGTCGACCGAGACCACGGGCGCCCGCTTCACTCTGACGAAGGAAGACCTGGCCCGGCTGATCGACAAGACCCGCTTTGCCGTCTCGACCGAAGAGACCCGCTACTATCTGAACGGCCTGTATCTGCACACGGTGGCCGAGGGCGGCATTCCGCTGCTGCGCGCCGTGGCCACCGACGGGCACCGTCTGGCGCTCGCCGAGACCCCGGCCCCCGAAGGCGCCGCCGGCGGCCCGGGCGTCATCGTCCCGCGCAAGACCGTCGATCAGGTCCGCCGCCTGCTGGATGACGGCGCCGGCGCCGTCGAGGTGCAGGTCAGCCCCCAGAAGATCCGCTTCGAGTTCGGCGAGGCCTCTCTGACCTCAAAGGTCATCGACGGCGCC
Coding sequences within it:
- the dnaN gene encoding DNA polymerase III subunit beta, which codes for MQLTIERSALLKALGHVQSVVERRNTIPILSNVLLSAGRDKLSFAATDLDMEMVDEAEATVNVEGQITAPAHTLYEIVRKLPDGAEVSLSYSGDDPRLLVQAGRSKFNLPVLPAGDFPVMSTETTGARFTLTKEDLARLIDKTRFAVSTEETRYYLNGLYLHTVAEGGIPLLRAVATDGHRLALAETPAPEGAAGGPGVIVPRKTVDQVRRLLDDGAGAVEVQVSPQKIRFEFGEASLTSKVIDGAFPDYMRVIPKGNDKQADIDNALFSKAVDRVATISAEKSRSVKLAFELDRVTLTVRNMEAGQGVEEVEIGYSEEPFEIGFNARYLLDVAGQITGETAHFKFADPASPTLVLDPGDPGVQYVLMPLRV
- the rpsT gene encoding 30S ribosomal protein S20, with product MANNPGAKKAIRKIAARTEVNKARRTRVRTFLRKFQEAVTGGDAGAARTAFVEAQSELMRAVSKGVVHKNTGSRKVSRLAAQLKKMSAA
- a CDS encoding BCCT family transporter; this encodes MLKAKMNPRVFWGASLIIGLLLLLALLAPGASDRVFQAAQAWVIDTFGWFYIAAVAGFLGLVLILAVGPTGALKLGRDDAEPDFPYISWLAMLFAAGMGIGLMYFGVAEPIQHFINPPAEQGGTFSAAREAMGITFFHYGVHAWAIYGLVGLSLAFFAYRKNLPLTLRSGLSPLLGKRVNGPLGDAVDIFAIWGTAFGIATSLGFGVSQMNSGLSYLLGIPNTVWVQVGLIAVVMAAATLSVLSGVGKGVRRLSELNLTLAVLLMIFVLAVGPTGFLFKALVQNFGFYLDHFFERSFLMYAYEPRAWMADWTLFYWAWWIAWSPFVGMFIARISRGRTVREFILNVLLVPAGFTFLWMTVFGNTAISLDMGAAAGAISQAVTADLSTALFHFLEQLPGAAITSTLAIMLVAVFFVTSADSGALVIDTIASGGADETPKWQRLYWCLLLGLVAALLLLAGGLGALQAATLVAALPFTVIMILISVGLVRQMNADLSGRTLETEAPPLSEQLKRIFSPASRKEIDRQLARAGVPALESVRDGLRDEGLAAEAVADEGGASLTVDVTEGRAFHYRLSALRRPRPALSALDAPEGRRTMEWRLSARSDDAGRARDVTGFTRDQLVEDVLDHLQRWRRG
- the dnaA gene encoding chromosomal replication initiator protein DnaA; the protein is MMGSAMMAGMTDPDHIWTEAAGRLRGEIGEGAFSSYIAPSAVRVDGSGQLILVTPTAYARDWVRKNALRRMNELWLGLDAQARRLDVRCRAEMGSVAPASQVAAGRAAPSALSGNVVAMPHASMPLATVAPVADGARAVRAAGLQDRLTFDSFVEGQGNAFALAIARQAAAWADGHFNPIFFCGPYGYGKTHLLNAIAWEAQRLRPDARVVYLTAERFLSTFVRAMQDRSTAAFKDSLRSADMLLIDDVQFVGGKASTQEELLSTLTALIEDGKKIILSADKPPMALTEVEPRLRSHLASGLTCPVEPADRSLKLAVARNRIEALAKLGVVSGEVRPDVLEHLVDRTPGSMRELEGAVNTLAAVAAGRLSALTVDEAQGLLGSALRGGPERRITVDEIQKTVAEHFTLKQADLLSERRTRSVARPRQIAMYLCKQHTTRSYPDIGRRFGGRDHTTVLHGVRKIEELIAQDEQIARDVEALTRKLRG
- a CDS encoding type ISP restriction/modification enzyme gives rise to the protein MSVTEELAKAVSRFGASATSKLKNSAVIGQPEDQLRAPLEGLVADLCALIGPAADGTVLVGETSLADLLTRPDYAVIRKGALIGHIEVKAPGKGADPRKFKDKHDKAQWEKLKALPNLIYTDGNAFSLWRDGEKAAEIVVLDGDIETSGADLKAPFALLSLLEIFLDWVPISPRTPKQLAETSARLCRLLRDEVLELLEREPPSTVLVGLRDDWRQLLLPEATDADFADGFAQAVTFGLLMAKARNIDLSLGIDAAAKTLSQTNTLIGSALRLLIQPTADAHILETSIQTLVRVLDVVKWKALSKGHPEAWLYFYEEFLQAYDTSLRKKTGSYYTPPEVVTAMVRMVDEALRSPARFNLARGLAASEVTVADPAVGTGTFLLGVLNKIARTVEDEEGAGSVPAAVQASLKRLIGFELQFGPFAVAQLRLLAEIAELTEADPDKTDSTALRLYITDTLSDPDEETQWVPTSVAGIAESRREANRIKRHEAITVVIGNPPYKEKAKGLGGWVESRGPGLRTPLDDWQPPVEWGVGAHAKHLRNLYVYFWRWAAWKVFGGDPFRGGTDTAAIDDWTRRQGIVCFITVAGFLNGPGFEKMRADLRRDADEIWVIDCTPEGHQPPVSSRIFDGVQQTVCIVMALRKRPDSPSGSARVRVRSLPEGARKEKFDALAAIGLDDAGWVEAPQEPRAPFLPAAEAAWGGYPALDELFVYNGSGVMTGRTWVIAPDAQSLKERWARLVAEKDVARKENLFHPHMNGDRTLTKVVRESLAGHKHPPLSVNDDEGTGNAPLPYAFRSFDRQWVLPDNRLINRANPTLWDGHSEQQVYFTAPHDRTPTAGPSLTATSLMPDLHHYNGRGGRVFPLWGNADATQAGFSPVLIKSLGETYGLAISPEDLMAYIAAVAAHPGYVERFRTNLKQPGLRIPVTADGALFAETAKLGREVIWLHTFGERFQDDRPAGSPRVTDGPEPTIPKEGALPKTLAEMPRDLEYDSALKRLKIGTGFIDNVSPEVWAYEVSGKPVIRQWWSYRREDRSKPPMGDKRPPSPLSLIQPTEWLAEYTTELLNVLRVLTRLVALESHQDELLGRIVDGPTIEAEDLVQSGALTAVPSRSLASDEEG